The following are from one region of the Falco biarmicus isolate bFalBia1 chromosome 1, bFalBia1.pri, whole genome shotgun sequence genome:
- the LOC130152540 gene encoding forkhead box protein J1-like yields the protein MAEGWLNSLQAGKDRGHTGSVGGSHDLDDSLTSLMWLRDFSIVDATMGKSSYCPSGPDLHDGHKVPSFAAPCSPLAADPACMGIPHTPCNPISSSTSRTANHPVAVHPQLVEDIDYKTNPHVKPPYSYATLICMAMEASKKPKITLSAIYKWITDNFCYFRHADPTWQNSIRHNLSLNKCFIKVPREKGEPGKGGFWKLDPQHADRLKNGAFKKRRTPPVQIHPAFTNGAQPGAPFATSPAAPACTSSSILTVNTQSQQLLKEFEEVTGGHNANAADGKAGHKRRHSSPKRTAKVPRLSSSALLTQEEQTELGSLKGDFDWEAIFNTNLNGDFSALGDLDLMPAISIVTRDLDLMLHGHHVDCPQGQEQVLTESNKNILDIDETFMATSFLQHPWDEGTNDYLSNCVNMEQLFDLNDASLPADESDWSSLASLL from the exons ATGGCTGAGGGGTGGCTGAacagcctgcaggcaggcaaggACAGAGGGCACACGGGCAGCGTGGGGGGCTCGCATGATCTCGATGACAGCCTGACCAGCCTCATGTGGCTGCGTGACTTCTCCATCGTTGACGCCACCATGGGCAAGTCCTCCTACTGCCCCAGTGGCCCAGACCTGCACGACGGTCACAAGGtccccagctttgctgctccaTGCTCACCTTTGGCTGCCGACCCAGCGTGCATGGGCATaccacacaccccctgcaatCCCATCTCCTCTTCCACCTCAAGGACAGCCAACCACCCCGTGGCCGTGCACCCGCAGCTCGTGGAGGACATTGACTACAAGACCAACCCGCACGTCAAGCCACCCTACTCCTATGCCACCCTCATCTGCATGGCAATGGAGGCCAGCAAGAAGCCCAAAATCACCCTGTCCGCCATCTACAAGTGGATTACGGACAACTTCTGCTACTTCCGACACGCTGATCCCACCTGGCAG AACTCCATCCGGCACAACCTCTCCTTGAATAAGTGCTTCATCAAGGTGCCCCGGGAGAAAGGCGAGCCGGGGAAAGGCGGCTTCTGGAAGCTGGACCCCCAACACGCTGACCGGCTCAAGAACGGTGCCTTCAAAAAGCGGAGGACACCCCCCGTGCAGATCCACCCGGCCTTCACCAACGGGGCCCAGCCCGGAGCACCGTttgccaccagcccagctgctccagcttgcACCTCCAGCAGCATCCTCACTGTCAACACCCAGTcgcagcagctgctgaaagagTTTGAAGAAGTCACCGGTGGCCACAACGCGAATGCGGCGGACGGCAAGGCAGGGCACAAGCGCAGGCACAGCTCGCCCAAGAGAACAGCCAAGGTGCCTCGGCTTTCCAGCTCGGCCTTGCTGACTCAGGAAGAGCAGACCGAGCTGGGGTCGCTGAAAGGTGACTTTGACTGGGAAGCCATTTTCAACACCAACCTGAATGGAGACTTCTCTGCTTTGGGGGACCTGGACCTCATGCCTGCCATCAGCATCGTAACACGTGACCTGGACTTGATGTTACATGGGCACCACGTCGACTGtccccaggggcaggagcaggtcCTCACTGAGTCCAACAAGAACATCCTGGACATTGACGAAACCTTCATGGCCACTTCTTTCCTGCAGCACCCCTGGGATGAAGGGACAAATGATTACCTCTCCAACTGTGTCAACATGGAGCAGTTATTTGACCTCAACGATGCCTCTTTACCAGCAGATGAGAGCGACTGGAGCAGTCTGGCGTCCCTCTTATAA